A DNA window from Oncorhynchus tshawytscha isolate Ot180627B linkage group LG13, Otsh_v2.0, whole genome shotgun sequence contains the following coding sequences:
- the LOC112265399 gene encoding ubiquitin-associated and SH3 domain-containing protein B isoform X1 → MAAKEDLFSKIIPRSLRPKVSGTVKYGSNLDVLLSMGFPKARALKALVSTGGRSVQAACDWLFSHVDDPFLDDPLPREYVLYLRPSGPLQNQLHHFWQQSRVSCGKNKAHNIFPHITLCQFFMCADKKVDALLEALQATVGQWRGRFPSPLPLELYTSFNFIGLFVEEQIADVLKQFAADFASEAARKADVHLEPHKKQLHVTLAYYFPTNHLTSLEKLAKGIEVKLGCDWLAVLFSRDIRFANHETLRVMYPYAPQNEDELELVLGDFVFTSPLEQKNTSEGWVYGSSLATGLSGLLPENYVSRADECDTWVFHGSHSFFNCSATSDKESRERGLFDGLLDSRRLDNASPGDTPTSSLICHPMQVLRVGSNHSQLPKRTLFVCRHGERMDVVFGKQWLSLCSDSKGRYVRTNLNMPVSLPMWNGGHRDYDMDTPITVFGSTQAQIVGQALLESNTVIDFVYCSPSLRCVQTAQNILKGLQQDGKLKIRVEPGLFEWTKWVSGSSLPAWIPPTDLAASHFSVDTTYRPLIPICKLSVSESYDTYVSRSYQVTKDILSDCKNMGNNILIVAHASSLEACTRQLQGRSPQTSKDFIQVVRKIPYLGFCTCEEQSDPGIWQLVDPPILPLTHGPNHSFNWRETLLQE, encoded by the exons ATTGAAGGCACTAGTATCAACAGGAGGCAGGAGTGTACAGGCAGCATGCGACTG GCTGTTCTCCCATGTGGATGACCCCTTCCTGGATGACCCGTTGCCCAGAGAGTATGTCCTGTACCTGCGCCCCAGCGGACCCCTGCAGAATCAGCTCCATCACTTCTGGCAGCAGTCCCGCGTCTCCTGCGGCAAGAACAAGGCCCACAACATCTTCCCCCACATCACGCTCTGCCAGTTCTTCATG TGTGCAGACAAGAAGGTGGATGCCCTGTTGGAGGCCCTGCAGGCCACGGTCGGCCAATGGAGGGGTCGTTTCCCTAGCCCTCTGCCCCTGGAACTCTACACCTCCTTCAACTTCATAGGCCTCTTCGTCGAGGAGCAGATCGCAGATGTCCTCAAGCAGTTTGCTGCTGACTTTGCTTCCGAGGCTGCCAGAAAAGCAG atgTCCATTTAGAGCCCCATAAGAAGCAGCTCCATGTGACGTTAGCCTACTACTTCCCCACCAATCACCTGACCTCCCTGGAAAAGCTGGCCAAGGGAATCGAGGTGAAGCTAGGCTGTGATTGGCTGGCTGTCCTTTTCTCCCGGGACATTCGGTTTGCCAATCATGAG ACGCTGCGTGTGATGTATCCCTACGCCCCTCAGAATGAGGACGAGCTGGAGCTGGTCCTGGGTGACTTTGTCTTCACGTCTCCCTTGGAGCAGAAAAACACCAGCGAGGGCTGGGTCTACGGGTCCTCCCTTGCCACGGGGCTGTCCGGCCTATTGCCTGAGAACTACGTCAGCCGGGCAGACGAGTGTGACACCTGGGTCTTCCACGG ATCACACTCCTTCTTCAATTGCTCCGCCACCTCCGACAAAGAGAGCAGGGAAAGGGGCCTGTTCGATGGGCTGCTGGACAGCCGTCGCCTCGACAACGCAAGCCCTGGGGACACACCCACTTCGAGCCTCATCTGTCATCCCATGCAG GTGCTTCGGGTCGGTAGCAATCACTCTCAGCTGCCCAAGCGGACCCTGTTTGTCTGTCGGCACGGTGAGCGGATGGATGTGGTGTTTGGGAAACAGTGGCTTTCACTGTGCTCTGACTCCAAAG GTAGATATGTGCGCACTAACCTGAACATGCCAGTCAGCCTGCCCATGTGGAATGGAGGACACAGAGATTACGACATGGACACCCCCATCACTGTGTTTGGTTCCACACAAGCACAAATAGTGG GTCAGGCGTTGTTGGAGAGCAACACAGTGATAGACTTTGTGTACTGTTCGCCTTCTCTGCGCTGTGTCCAGACTGCTCAGAACATCCTCAAAG GTCTGCAGCAGGATGGCAAGCTGAAGATCAGAGTGGAGCCAGGGCTATTCGAATGGACCAAGTGGGTCTCTGGGAGCTCTCTTCCTGCCTGGATCCCTCCCACAGACCTGGCTGCATCCCACTTCAGTGTTGACACAACATACAG ACCTCTCATCCCAATATGCAAACTTAGCGTGTCGGAGTCCTATGACACGTACGTGAGCCGGAGCTACCAAGTGACCAAAGACATTCTGTCTGACTGCAAAAACATGG GAAACAACATACTGATTGTGGCCCATGCTTCCTCTCTGGAGGCCTGCACCCGACAGCTCCAGGGCCGCAGCCCCCAGACCTCCAAGGACTTCATCCAAGTAGTCAGGAAG ATCCCCTACCTGGGTTTCTGTACGTGCGAGGAGCAGAGTGACCCGGGGATCTGGCAGCTGGTGGACCCACCCATCCTGCCCCTCACACATGGACCCAACCACAGCTTCAACTGGAGGGAGACCCTCCTCCAGGAATGA
- the LOC112265399 gene encoding ubiquitin-associated and SH3 domain-containing protein B isoform X2: protein MAAKEDLFSKIIPRSLRPKVSGTVKYGSNLDVLLSMGFPKARALFSHVDDPFLDDPLPREYVLYLRPSGPLQNQLHHFWQQSRVSCGKNKAHNIFPHITLCQFFMCADKKVDALLEALQATVGQWRGRFPSPLPLELYTSFNFIGLFVEEQIADVLKQFAADFASEAARKADVHLEPHKKQLHVTLAYYFPTNHLTSLEKLAKGIEVKLGCDWLAVLFSRDIRFANHETLRVMYPYAPQNEDELELVLGDFVFTSPLEQKNTSEGWVYGSSLATGLSGLLPENYVSRADECDTWVFHGSHSFFNCSATSDKESRERGLFDGLLDSRRLDNASPGDTPTSSLICHPMQVLRVGSNHSQLPKRTLFVCRHGERMDVVFGKQWLSLCSDSKGRYVRTNLNMPVSLPMWNGGHRDYDMDTPITVFGSTQAQIVGQALLESNTVIDFVYCSPSLRCVQTAQNILKGLQQDGKLKIRVEPGLFEWTKWVSGSSLPAWIPPTDLAASHFSVDTTYRPLIPICKLSVSESYDTYVSRSYQVTKDILSDCKNMGNNILIVAHASSLEACTRQLQGRSPQTSKDFIQVVRKIPYLGFCTCEEQSDPGIWQLVDPPILPLTHGPNHSFNWRETLLQE from the exons GCTGTTCTCCCATGTGGATGACCCCTTCCTGGATGACCCGTTGCCCAGAGAGTATGTCCTGTACCTGCGCCCCAGCGGACCCCTGCAGAATCAGCTCCATCACTTCTGGCAGCAGTCCCGCGTCTCCTGCGGCAAGAACAAGGCCCACAACATCTTCCCCCACATCACGCTCTGCCAGTTCTTCATG TGTGCAGACAAGAAGGTGGATGCCCTGTTGGAGGCCCTGCAGGCCACGGTCGGCCAATGGAGGGGTCGTTTCCCTAGCCCTCTGCCCCTGGAACTCTACACCTCCTTCAACTTCATAGGCCTCTTCGTCGAGGAGCAGATCGCAGATGTCCTCAAGCAGTTTGCTGCTGACTTTGCTTCCGAGGCTGCCAGAAAAGCAG atgTCCATTTAGAGCCCCATAAGAAGCAGCTCCATGTGACGTTAGCCTACTACTTCCCCACCAATCACCTGACCTCCCTGGAAAAGCTGGCCAAGGGAATCGAGGTGAAGCTAGGCTGTGATTGGCTGGCTGTCCTTTTCTCCCGGGACATTCGGTTTGCCAATCATGAG ACGCTGCGTGTGATGTATCCCTACGCCCCTCAGAATGAGGACGAGCTGGAGCTGGTCCTGGGTGACTTTGTCTTCACGTCTCCCTTGGAGCAGAAAAACACCAGCGAGGGCTGGGTCTACGGGTCCTCCCTTGCCACGGGGCTGTCCGGCCTATTGCCTGAGAACTACGTCAGCCGGGCAGACGAGTGTGACACCTGGGTCTTCCACGG ATCACACTCCTTCTTCAATTGCTCCGCCACCTCCGACAAAGAGAGCAGGGAAAGGGGCCTGTTCGATGGGCTGCTGGACAGCCGTCGCCTCGACAACGCAAGCCCTGGGGACACACCCACTTCGAGCCTCATCTGTCATCCCATGCAG GTGCTTCGGGTCGGTAGCAATCACTCTCAGCTGCCCAAGCGGACCCTGTTTGTCTGTCGGCACGGTGAGCGGATGGATGTGGTGTTTGGGAAACAGTGGCTTTCACTGTGCTCTGACTCCAAAG GTAGATATGTGCGCACTAACCTGAACATGCCAGTCAGCCTGCCCATGTGGAATGGAGGACACAGAGATTACGACATGGACACCCCCATCACTGTGTTTGGTTCCACACAAGCACAAATAGTGG GTCAGGCGTTGTTGGAGAGCAACACAGTGATAGACTTTGTGTACTGTTCGCCTTCTCTGCGCTGTGTCCAGACTGCTCAGAACATCCTCAAAG GTCTGCAGCAGGATGGCAAGCTGAAGATCAGAGTGGAGCCAGGGCTATTCGAATGGACCAAGTGGGTCTCTGGGAGCTCTCTTCCTGCCTGGATCCCTCCCACAGACCTGGCTGCATCCCACTTCAGTGTTGACACAACATACAG ACCTCTCATCCCAATATGCAAACTTAGCGTGTCGGAGTCCTATGACACGTACGTGAGCCGGAGCTACCAAGTGACCAAAGACATTCTGTCTGACTGCAAAAACATGG GAAACAACATACTGATTGTGGCCCATGCTTCCTCTCTGGAGGCCTGCACCCGACAGCTCCAGGGCCGCAGCCCCCAGACCTCCAAGGACTTCATCCAAGTAGTCAGGAAG ATCCCCTACCTGGGTTTCTGTACGTGCGAGGAGCAGAGTGACCCGGGGATCTGGCAGCTGGTGGACCCACCCATCCTGCCCCTCACACATGGACCCAACCACAGCTTCAACTGGAGGGAGACCCTCCTCCAGGAATGA